A part of Streptomyces sp. NBC_01497 genomic DNA contains:
- a CDS encoding VOC family protein translates to MMHVLSSRILLRPTDPERSRSFYREKLGLEVFREFGTGPERGTVYFLGGGFLEVSGRSDSPPSAGLELWLQVGDAQAAYEQLARLGVPIQRPPAKEPWGLIEMWTADPDGVNICVVEVPEDHPMRYRPGI, encoded by the coding sequence ATGATGCACGTACTGAGCAGCAGGATCCTGCTCCGGCCCACCGATCCCGAACGCTCGCGATCCTTCTACCGTGAGAAGCTCGGCCTGGAAGTCTTCCGTGAGTTCGGCACCGGACCCGAGCGCGGCACCGTCTACTTCCTCGGGGGAGGCTTCCTCGAGGTCTCGGGCCGCTCCGACAGCCCGCCGTCCGCCGGCCTCGAGCTCTGGCTGCAGGTAGGGGACGCCCAGGCGGCGTACGAGCAACTCGCCCGCCTGGGTGTCCCGATCCAGCGGCCGCCCGCAAAAGAACCCTGGGGGCTGATCGAGATGTGGACCGCCGATCCGGACGGGGTGAACATCTGCGTGGTCGAAGTACCGGAAGACCACCCGATGCGCTACCGGCCGGGCATCTGA
- a CDS encoding helix-turn-helix transcriptional regulator, whose translation MDTVPETRIGWTFLTNHARVLTAIADNPSVRIRDIAAHCRLTERAVQKIITDLEEDGYLSHIREGRANTYRIVPGKVLRHPAEAGLTVGSLLSLLVQDESERSPQYAHVKQ comes from the coding sequence ATGGATACAGTGCCGGAGACCCGCATCGGATGGACGTTCCTCACCAACCATGCGCGCGTGCTGACGGCCATTGCGGACAACCCCTCTGTTCGCATCCGGGACATCGCTGCGCACTGCCGGCTGACCGAGCGAGCCGTTCAGAAGATCATCACGGACCTGGAAGAGGACGGATACCTCTCCCACATCCGTGAAGGGCGCGCGAACACGTACCGGATCGTTCCGGGCAAAGTGCTGCGCCACCCCGCGGAAGCGGGCCTCACCGTGGGCTCGCTCCTATCCCTGCTCGTTCAGGACGAGTCCGAACGCTCGCCGCAGTACGCCCACGTCAAACAGTGA
- a CDS encoding DUF6233 domain-containing protein — MIAQRAAERPWRIHHEDGRPIRLHTMGCFLISRHDDGHACTQQQALDALAHGAESCPGCRPDGELDTQ; from the coding sequence ATGATCGCCCAGCGTGCGGCCGAGCGACCGTGGCGGATCCACCACGAAGACGGACGACCCATACGACTCCACACAATGGGCTGCTTCCTCATCTCCCGCCACGACGACGGACACGCCTGCACCCAACAACAGGCCCTGGACGCCCTCGCCCACGGCGCGGAATCCTGCCCCGGCTGCCGACCCGACGGCGAACTGGACACTCAGTAG
- a CDS encoding WhiB family transcriptional regulator: protein MTWDYDWRIRSACRVSDPDDLFVQGAAQSRAKAVCHGCTVRTECLAYALDERIEFGIWGGMTERERRAVLKRRPTVASWRELLEAARDEAGRASCRRHGTAL from the coding sequence ATGACCTGGGACTATGACTGGCGAATCCGATCCGCCTGCCGTGTCTCCGACCCGGATGACCTCTTCGTGCAGGGGGCAGCGCAAAGCCGCGCCAAGGCCGTCTGTCATGGCTGCACGGTGCGTACCGAGTGTCTCGCCTACGCCTTGGACGAACGCATCGAGTTCGGCATATGGGGAGGGATGACAGAACGGGAGCGCCGAGCCGTCCTGAAGCGGCGCCCCACGGTTGCCTCCTGGCGTGAACTGCTTGAAGCCGCCCGCGACGAAGCCGGCAGGGCTTCATGTCGTCGACACGGAACGGCCCTATGA
- a CDS encoding pyridoxal-phosphate dependent enzyme, which produces MSVAPESSDQRSIGEEYAVASPESTEAIRELARAEGVFVGPVYTGKGLAGMLDHARSGRIPGDSNVAFLHTGDTGNLFEIPQVVGPIAD; this is translated from the coding sequence GTGTCGGTGGCGCCCGAGTCCTCCGACCAGCGTTCCATCGGCGAGGAATACGCCGTCGCGTCCCCCGAAAGCACAGAGGCCATCCGCGAGCTGGCCCGAGCTGAAGGCGTCTTCGTCGGCCCCGTCTACACCGGCAAGGGACTCGCCGGAATGCTCGACCACGCCCGCAGCGGACGGATCCCCGGCGACAGCAACGTCGCATTCCTGCACACCGGAGACACCGGCAACCTGTTCGAAATCCCCCAAGTCGTCGGCCCCATCGCCGACTGA
- a CDS encoding ATP-binding protein, producing the protein METVSHNEGEPLVDRPLLASLVLEDSAEIAQARETARDFLTIVQTEHGLPVSQRAMDTVQLVVSELVTNARRYAPGPCLMEHGLEIVMAVCQTFRIRREPVGKRITAAIRLADDPGGHAAGRQTLCPRASVLHSVVPAPRRWSRRQRRP; encoded by the coding sequence ATGGAGACTGTTTCGCACAACGAGGGCGAGCCGCTCGTCGACCGTCCCCTCCTCGCGTCCCTCGTGCTCGAGGACAGCGCGGAAATCGCGCAGGCCCGTGAAACGGCCCGGGACTTCCTCACCATCGTGCAAACCGAACACGGGCTACCGGTGTCGCAGCGGGCGATGGACACGGTGCAGCTGGTGGTGAGTGAACTGGTAACCAATGCCCGCAGGTACGCGCCCGGCCCGTGCCTCATGGAGCACGGACTGGAAATCGTGATGGCCGTGTGTCAGACCTTCCGTATCCGCCGAGAACCCGTAGGCAAACGGATCACAGCAGCCATCCGACTCGCAGACGACCCCGGCGGCCATGCCGCCGGCCGCCAGACGCTATGCCCCCGCGCCAGCGTCCTGCACTCAGTTGTTCCTGCCCCGCGCAGATGGTCACGGAGACAACGACGGCCGTAA
- a CDS encoding transposase family protein, protein MRWPVPAAVSSPIPAVLVKLGPLDADRVADLRPYLDLVPDPRGRRGRWYSLTAILLVCACAAVSGARSVDEIAEWAQRASDALLAAVGVRRHPLRWRRAPSRTTIGRVLGTVDGDALDRAWALTSPAAMPLPRGPRPGGA, encoded by the coding sequence ATGAGGTGGCCCGTGCCTGCCGCTGTATCTTCCCCTATTCCCGCGGTGCTGGTGAAGCTGGGCCCGCTGGACGCGGACCGGGTCGCTGACCTGCGCCCTTACCTGGACCTGGTGCCCGATCCTCGTGGGCGGCGGGGCCGCTGGTACTCGCTGACCGCTATTCTGCTGGTGTGCGCGTGCGCGGCCGTCTCGGGAGCGAGAAGCGTTGACGAGATCGCCGAGTGGGCGCAACGCGCCTCGGACGCACTGCTGGCGGCGGTTGGTGTCCGCCGTCATCCGTTGCGGTGGCGGCGGGCTCCCTCGCGGACCACGATCGGGCGGGTACTGGGGACTGTTGACGGTGACGCCCTGGACCGGGCATGGGCGCTTACCTCGCCGGCCGCCATGCCGTTGCCGCGGGGACCGCGTCCGGGCGGCGCGTGA
- a CDS encoding DUF5133 domain-containing protein has translation MLMAHPAVLQELVEQYETLHTLHAEEGSAEARQRLEDVSYTLCISTGTRSIDTALRAARQRLTDSAPQPPAIAA, from the coding sequence ATGCTGATGGCCCACCCCGCCGTGCTGCAGGAACTTGTCGAGCAGTACGAGACGCTCCACACCCTGCATGCCGAGGAAGGCTCCGCCGAGGCCCGGCAGCGCCTGGAGGACGTTTCCTACACACTGTGCATATCCACCGGCACACGCAGCATCGACACCGCCCTGCGCGCCGCTCGACAGAGACTGACGGACTCGGCTCCCCAGCCACCCGCCATCGCCGCCTGA
- a CDS encoding STAS domain-containing protein, with translation MSGKVGTAPSASPTPARAAGRTRTAGPRCLTTITSAPDHARISVAIRGEVDHEARYLVRDHLVQALRASHRGVDLRLDAVSFWDCSALGALLEARQHAVAEGKSLTLLTASPIVRRVLDLTGTTDLFTAPTRT, from the coding sequence ATGTCCGGGAAAGTAGGCACTGCGCCGAGCGCCTCCCCTACCCCCGCACGGGCCGCGGGCCGGACGCGCACAGCGGGTCCACGCTGTCTGACGACCATCACCAGCGCACCGGACCATGCGCGGATCTCGGTCGCGATACGGGGAGAGGTCGACCATGAGGCCCGGTACCTGGTCCGCGATCACCTGGTTCAGGCCCTGCGCGCTTCACATCGGGGAGTCGACCTCCGCCTCGACGCTGTCAGCTTCTGGGACTGCTCGGCCCTGGGCGCCCTGCTCGAAGCCCGGCAGCATGCCGTCGCGGAGGGGAAGTCCCTGACTCTGCTCACGGCCAGCCCCATCGTGCGTCGCGTCCTCGACCTCACCGGCACGACCGACCTTTTCACCGCCCCGACGCGGACGTGA
- a CDS encoding pentapeptide repeat-containing protein produces MTAIVVAGAVFFAGWDLLDAHGLKPEHRIDSKTLFDLVKLSFGVVAGAGALVALVVAYRRQRVDEDGALRDATRLHNERFTTAVSQLGDASPAVQLGGVHALAGLADDAPTRELRQTCIDVLCAYLRLPYTAEAALDPADQNARHAYLAVREVRHTVIRLIRDHLRLSCEHVHSWQGHDLDFTGCHFDGGSFDGAVFSGGRVVFTGARFADGTVTFTDAEFSSGTVGFAAEFSGGTVQFGARFSGGTVDFTHARFTGSTVDFSDARFSGGIIDFTAARFSAGTVTFATAEISGGTLIFTVARFSGGTVDFTHARFSGSTVTFTGAWFSGGTIAFVMADFSRSTVDFTGARFSGSTVRFSQATGSIPPVGLVPPTGQPVPGGLLLPLAWHMHMPTS; encoded by the coding sequence GTGACGGCCATCGTCGTGGCCGGCGCAGTCTTCTTCGCCGGCTGGGACCTGCTCGACGCGCACGGCCTCAAGCCCGAGCACCGCATCGACTCCAAAACGCTGTTCGACCTGGTGAAACTGTCCTTCGGCGTCGTGGCCGGCGCCGGCGCGCTCGTCGCCCTCGTCGTGGCATACCGGCGGCAGCGCGTCGACGAGGACGGCGCGCTGCGAGACGCCACCCGCCTGCACAACGAGCGCTTCACCACCGCCGTCTCCCAGCTCGGCGACGCCTCGCCCGCGGTACAGCTCGGCGGCGTCCACGCCCTGGCCGGCCTCGCCGACGACGCCCCCACCCGCGAACTGCGCCAGACCTGCATCGACGTCCTGTGCGCCTACCTCCGGCTCCCCTATACGGCGGAGGCCGCCCTGGACCCCGCCGACCAGAATGCTCGGCATGCATACCTGGCGGTGCGAGAAGTACGGCACACGGTCATCCGCCTCATCCGCGACCACCTTCGCCTCTCGTGCGAGCACGTTCACTCCTGGCAGGGCCACGACCTCGACTTCACGGGGTGCCATTTCGACGGCGGCAGCTTCGATGGAGCCGTCTTCTCCGGCGGCAGGGTCGTCTTCACCGGGGCGCGCTTCGCCGACGGTACGGTCACCTTTACCGACGCGGAGTTCTCCAGCGGCACCGTCGGCTTCGCCGCGGAGTTCTCCGGCGGCACCGTTCAGTTCGGCGCGCGGTTCTCCGGCGGCACCGTCGACTTCACCCACGCACGGTTCACCGGTAGCACCGTCGATTTCTCCGACGCTCGGTTCTCCGGCGGCATTATCGATTTCACCGCCGCTCGGTTCTCCGCCGGCACCGTCACCTTCGCCACTGCGGAGATTTCCGGAGGAACGCTCATCTTCACCGTAGCGCGGTTCTCCGGCGGCACCGTCGACTTCACCCACGCACGTTTCTCCGGTAGCACCGTCACATTTACCGGCGCATGGTTCTCTGGCGGCACTATCGCCTTCGTCATGGCTGACTTCTCCCGCAGCACGGTTGACTTCACCGGTGCGCGGTTTTCAGGTAGCACGGTCCGATTCTCGCAAGCAACGGGCTCTATTCCGCCTGTCGGCCTGGTGCCTCCCACCGGGCAACCCGTACCAGGGGGGCTCTTGCTACCTCTGGCCTGGCATATGCACATGCCGACGTCGTGA
- a CDS encoding NACHT domain-containing protein gives MPGLDRYGWPLLTERRGRSVAGTLADQRHVPVLVLHGERGLGKSMALKQEQAALAHDGACAAWVDLGACTDAGEADRQFDRAFLRPPGTQGSWYVLLDGLDEGLNEFPALDRKLATHLEGLGAVDRANLRLRISCRTARWPVRLEDRLRRLWPADQTSVMSLAPLSREDVVMASEATGVSDTEEFTTALRHRGLIALATSPITLRQLLHGYTDTGALPQTVGQAYRDACLHLCAETRRPNSAQQLHAQAAPEHLLTVASRVAAVLHFGPYAALSDQPDRSGAPAGDLHLSSLIGAEPGPLGGTIACTTSELRQITESGLLAPIGELRWTFAHRSYQEYLAALFLRTRALAPPVLRELLWIGSGKSRHVLEAHQEVAAWLATDDDTVFEDLLRDDPLALLQADLSARGPSDRARAAEALLALLAQDDTLRLDHAQLHRLDHPALPDQLRPYLSPTTAPHLVYAAVSIAQACRLDQLNDALLNVAEVAEDRPAEIRRAAVETVTAPAAPQLLRLRKLAETPSPEVVAAALEHLYPAHLSVTERLALFRDPDPAHIGAAYLHRQAVPEGLDPATIMEAVTWAGAVLGDPDTRASRALALGVLARAVTLAEDASIPADEILPLLGDAFLGMAACEDDLYHYRLQDHLRALDTTLASAVCTRRRLTLHLLATAGPGQWFVLLGVFGAGLLPADDVLYWMEHWDLLEGLPSQMVRTVVRFGPPEDALERQRAETARAAHPSLAEFTAWWDAPPAETPRHTRIAEEREHRRRGNTYDESDLRGALHAARTADSTEVRAAWARVLNQLQRTPDGAQPRSFEPLLTLADLAPSRPLAGSDLAGLLAETALHVLRTAPVVTVDDLVADGADVWRVPELAAFAVAGDPSQISCDPDRWGGWALALATVHTHDQASQDLKRDLLRRCPQTAEDGLRKLLPTILDAVTEHTVRSVARSLAHFPDCRPALLSWARNADVDPERWHAVLAELSAVGDRDATDQLAVALRDDPADHKPGTPARRHWTLACQTLLHDKNLAVFWSDISCRLTDPVILTDFLHVTAGNPEAVYGWPSGLGQLSEDDLAGLYRLICEQDDLAALRIWPWRTGFVGGDERVAELIQALPELIARKESTQAAAVLDDLASSYSDVPALRRLARITGRIAAASLATPVAAKELITLADNHRLRLVRDEHQLLEVVLESLQALQDDVQGDNGTSVNLWNRDTDRFTASTKCWPCWEDDLCDAVTAFLRRDIGTRGIIINREVEIRRSGLPGQRTDIHIDAPVSDGSDRPALSLIIECKGCWNNELKHAIPRQLAAYLTRPWTAGLLLVGYFDCTRWNHQRRSCPVTDHSLQNVTDTQKSQAARLKDQLSLPVDAFILDCRLPGPESDWRKSTAT, from the coding sequence ATGCCCGGACTGGACCGCTACGGGTGGCCGCTGCTGACTGAACGCCGGGGTCGTTCTGTGGCCGGCACACTGGCAGACCAGCGGCACGTGCCGGTTCTGGTCCTGCACGGTGAGCGGGGGCTGGGCAAATCCATGGCCTTGAAGCAGGAGCAGGCGGCGCTTGCCCACGACGGTGCCTGTGCCGCCTGGGTCGATCTGGGGGCCTGCACCGACGCCGGAGAAGCGGACAGGCAGTTCGACCGGGCTTTCCTGCGCCCGCCAGGAACCCAGGGCTCGTGGTACGTCCTGCTGGACGGCCTGGATGAGGGGCTCAACGAGTTTCCGGCGCTGGACCGGAAGTTGGCCACGCACCTGGAGGGACTCGGTGCTGTCGACCGTGCGAATCTGCGGCTGCGGATCTCCTGTCGCACCGCCCGCTGGCCGGTACGCCTGGAGGACAGGCTGCGCCGCCTGTGGCCAGCTGACCAGACATCGGTCATGAGCCTTGCCCCGCTCAGCCGTGAAGACGTGGTGATGGCCAGTGAGGCCACGGGCGTGAGCGACACCGAGGAGTTCACCACCGCCCTGCGGCACCGCGGGCTCATCGCACTGGCGACCAGCCCGATCACCCTGCGGCAACTCCTGCACGGCTACACCGACACCGGCGCGCTGCCGCAGACTGTCGGCCAGGCCTATCGCGATGCGTGCCTGCACCTGTGTGCGGAGACACGCCGTCCCAACTCGGCGCAGCAGCTTCATGCCCAGGCGGCACCGGAGCACCTGCTCACAGTCGCCTCGCGCGTTGCGGCCGTGCTGCACTTCGGCCCGTACGCCGCGTTGTCCGACCAACCGGACCGGTCCGGGGCACCGGCCGGCGACCTGCACCTGTCGTCGCTGATCGGCGCCGAGCCTGGGCCTTTGGGCGGCACCATCGCGTGCACGACCAGCGAACTGCGGCAGATCACCGAGTCCGGGCTCCTCGCCCCAATAGGGGAGCTGCGGTGGACGTTCGCCCATCGCAGCTATCAGGAGTACCTGGCCGCACTCTTCCTGCGGACCCGGGCGCTGGCCCCGCCAGTTCTGCGCGAGTTGCTGTGGATCGGGAGCGGGAAGAGCAGGCATGTCCTGGAAGCACATCAGGAAGTCGCGGCCTGGCTGGCCACGGACGACGACACGGTGTTCGAGGACCTCCTGCGCGATGATCCGCTGGCGCTGCTCCAGGCCGACTTGTCCGCGCGCGGCCCCTCAGACCGCGCCCGAGCCGCCGAGGCCCTGCTCGCCCTGCTGGCGCAAGACGACACCCTGCGACTCGACCACGCTCAGTTGCACCGCCTGGACCATCCCGCTCTGCCGGACCAGCTTCGCCCCTACCTGTCGCCGACCACCGCACCTCATCTGGTTTACGCGGCGGTGAGCATCGCCCAGGCATGCCGCCTCGACCAGCTCAACGACGCCCTCCTCAACGTGGCCGAGGTCGCGGAAGATCGCCCTGCCGAAATACGCCGCGCCGCTGTCGAGACCGTCACCGCCCCCGCCGCGCCGCAACTGCTCCGCCTTCGGAAACTGGCCGAGACCCCCTCTCCGGAAGTGGTTGCGGCAGCCCTCGAACACCTCTATCCGGCACATCTGAGCGTGACAGAGCGCCTGGCCCTGTTCCGCGATCCGGATCCGGCACACATCGGAGCGGCCTACCTGCACCGCCAGGCTGTTCCCGAGGGCCTGGACCCAGCGACGATCATGGAAGCGGTGACGTGGGCCGGTGCGGTCCTGGGCGATCCCGACACCAGGGCCAGCCGTGCCCTGGCCCTGGGCGTCCTGGCTCGCGCGGTCACTCTGGCCGAAGACGCCTCCATTCCCGCAGACGAGATCCTGCCACTGCTCGGTGATGCCTTTCTCGGTATGGCCGCGTGCGAGGACGACCTTTACCATTACCGGCTCCAAGACCACCTCAGGGCGCTGGACACCACCCTGGCGTCGGCCGTGTGCACCAGGCGCCGCCTGACCCTACACCTGCTCGCCACCGCCGGGCCCGGGCAATGGTTCGTCCTTCTCGGAGTCTTCGGGGCAGGGCTCCTGCCTGCGGACGACGTCCTGTACTGGATGGAGCACTGGGACCTGCTGGAAGGACTTCCCTCGCAAATGGTCCGCACGGTGGTGCGGTTCGGACCGCCGGAAGACGCCCTGGAACGACAGCGGGCAGAAACCGCTCGGGCCGCACACCCGTCCCTCGCAGAGTTCACCGCCTGGTGGGACGCGCCACCTGCCGAAACCCCCAGGCACACGCGCATCGCGGAAGAGCGCGAACACCGACGCCGAGGCAACACCTACGACGAGTCAGACCTGCGCGGCGCCCTGCACGCCGCACGCACCGCTGACAGCACTGAGGTCCGCGCGGCGTGGGCCAGGGTGCTGAACCAGCTGCAGCGCACGCCGGACGGCGCCCAGCCCCGCTCCTTCGAGCCACTGCTCACCCTGGCGGACCTGGCGCCTTCCCGCCCACTAGCAGGCAGCGACCTCGCTGGTCTGCTCGCCGAGACTGCTCTGCACGTACTGCGCACGGCCCCTGTGGTGACTGTCGATGATCTCGTGGCAGACGGGGCGGACGTTTGGCGGGTCCCCGAGCTCGCAGCCTTCGCCGTTGCCGGCGATCCCTCGCAGATCTCCTGCGATCCGGACAGGTGGGGCGGCTGGGCTCTGGCCCTGGCAACCGTCCACACCCATGACCAGGCATCGCAGGACCTGAAGCGCGATCTCCTTCGGCGGTGCCCGCAGACTGCCGAGGACGGGCTCCGGAAACTTCTGCCGACGATTCTGGATGCCGTCACTGAACACACCGTCCGCAGTGTCGCGCGCTCCCTCGCCCACTTCCCCGACTGCAGGCCCGCGTTGTTGTCCTGGGCCCGGAATGCCGACGTCGACCCGGAACGCTGGCATGCCGTCCTGGCCGAGCTGTCCGCCGTAGGCGACCGTGACGCCACCGACCAGCTGGCAGTCGCCTTGCGGGACGATCCCGCAGACCACAAGCCGGGCACCCCCGCCAGACGGCACTGGACGCTGGCCTGCCAGACCCTCCTGCACGACAAGAACCTCGCGGTGTTCTGGTCGGATATCAGCTGCCGCCTCACCGATCCCGTCATTCTCACGGACTTCCTCCATGTAACCGCCGGGAATCCGGAGGCGGTATACGGATGGCCGTCGGGGCTTGGCCAATTGTCAGAGGACGACCTGGCCGGCCTCTACCGGCTGATCTGCGAACAGGACGACCTCGCCGCATTGCGCATCTGGCCGTGGCGTACAGGTTTCGTCGGAGGCGACGAGCGGGTCGCCGAACTCATCCAGGCTCTGCCCGAGCTCATCGCCAGGAAGGAATCCACCCAGGCGGCCGCTGTCCTGGATGACCTCGCCAGCAGCTACAGCGACGTGCCGGCCCTGCGAAGGCTCGCGCGCATCACCGGCCGCATCGCAGCCGCCTCCCTGGCCACTCCCGTCGCGGCCAAGGAACTCATCACCCTGGCCGACAACCACAGGCTCCGCCTGGTACGCGACGAACACCAACTGCTCGAGGTCGTCCTGGAATCCCTCCAAGCCCTACAAGACGACGTTCAGGGCGACAACGGAACGTCCGTCAACCTATGGAACAGGGACACGGACCGTTTCACGGCCAGCACCAAGTGCTGGCCGTGCTGGGAAGACGATCTATGCGACGCCGTCACGGCCTTCCTCCGCCGCGACATCGGCACCCGCGGCATCATCATCAACCGCGAAGTGGAGATCAGGCGCTCGGGCCTGCCCGGGCAGCGCACCGACATCCACATCGACGCTCCCGTCTCCGACGGCAGCGACCGGCCTGCCCTGAGCTTGATCATCGAATGCAAAGGCTGCTGGAACAACGAGCTGAAGCACGCCATCCCACGCCAGCTTGCCGCCTACCTAACCCGGCCCTGGACAGCCGGCCTCCTCCTGGTCGGCTACTTCGACTGCACCCGCTGGAACCACCAGCGACGCAGCTGCCCTGTAACCGACCACAGCCTCCAGAACGTCACCGACACCCAGAAATCCCAGGCGGCCCGGCTCAAAGACCAGTTGTCGCTACCGGTCGACGCCTTCATCCTCGACTGCCGACTCCCCGGACCAGAAAGCGACTGGCGCAAAAGTACAGCGACCTGA
- a CDS encoding DUF5133 domain-containing protein, with the protein MCVSTGTRDVGAALEVARQRLAEAAQVTRDAVAA; encoded by the coding sequence CTGTGCGTCTCTACCGGCACCCGGGATGTCGGGGCGGCACTGGAGGTCGCACGGCAGCGGCTGGCGGAAGCCGCCCAGGTGACACGCGACGCCGTCGCTGCCTGA
- a CDS encoding sigma factor-like helix-turn-helix DNA-binding protein: protein MREQLELTESATGLYDAIHALPGRQFNAIVIRYVLGYSTKQVARFMGLDERTAGYHLREAKKRLATQLRVDLRPTRKSKNTKSTQSKGKGTAE, encoded by the coding sequence GTGCGCGAGCAGTTGGAGCTGACGGAGAGTGCCACCGGCCTCTACGACGCGATACACGCCCTGCCCGGCCGCCAGTTCAACGCGATCGTCATCCGCTACGTCCTGGGCTACTCGACCAAGCAGGTCGCCCGGTTCATGGGCCTGGACGAGCGGACCGCCGGCTACCACCTGCGCGAGGCGAAGAAGCGCCTCGCCACCCAGCTGCGCGTCGACCTGCGGCCGACCCGCAAGTCCAAGAACACCAAGAGCACCCAGTCCAAGGGGAAGGGGACAGCCGAATGA
- a CDS encoding NADP-dependent oxidoreductase, translated as MKAIVVTDPAAGTAGMTLAERPDPDAARLASLDGANYGDVVVEVHASGFTGNELEWPSTWVDRLGRDRTPSIPGHEVAGVVTSLSFGTAGLSVGQRVFGITDWTRDGTLAQYVVVEARNLAPLPGDVDFTVGASVAMTGLTAWQGLFEHGHLSAGQSVLVHGAAGAVGSMAAQLAREAGAYVIGTGRAAHRKGALDFGAYEFVDLDNDTLEDVGGVDFVFDVFGGDIGARSARLVRAGGTFVTVTGPPEARPANGLAVDFVVVSDRAQLGEIARRVQDGRLRTHIGQVASLDDAVAAFNPTQKINGKTIIRVR; from the coding sequence ATGAAAGCGATCGTGGTCACGGACCCGGCTGCCGGAACCGCAGGGATGACGCTGGCTGAGCGGCCCGATCCGGACGCGGCGCGGCTCGCCAGTCTTGACGGCGCGAACTACGGTGATGTCGTCGTGGAAGTTCATGCGTCGGGTTTCACCGGGAACGAGCTGGAGTGGCCCTCGACCTGGGTCGATCGCCTCGGCCGGGACCGGACGCCGTCGATCCCCGGTCACGAGGTGGCCGGAGTGGTCACCTCGCTCAGCTTTGGAACGGCGGGGCTGTCGGTCGGACAGCGTGTGTTCGGCATCACGGACTGGACCCGCGACGGCACCCTCGCGCAGTACGTCGTCGTCGAGGCGCGCAACCTCGCGCCGCTGCCCGGTGACGTCGACTTCACGGTCGGCGCGAGCGTCGCGATGACGGGCCTGACCGCCTGGCAGGGGCTGTTCGAGCACGGTCACCTCTCGGCGGGGCAGAGCGTGCTCGTGCACGGCGCCGCAGGCGCGGTCGGTTCGATGGCGGCGCAGCTCGCACGCGAGGCCGGTGCGTACGTCATCGGCACCGGACGCGCCGCCCATCGCAAGGGCGCACTCGACTTCGGCGCGTACGAGTTCGTCGACCTCGACAACGACACGCTGGAAGACGTCGGCGGAGTCGACTTCGTGTTCGACGTATTCGGCGGCGACATCGGCGCACGATCGGCCCGGCTGGTGCGAGCTGGAGGAACCTTCGTGACGGTCACCGGCCCGCCGGAGGCGCGGCCGGCCAACGGCCTGGCGGTCGACTTCGTTGTTGTCTCCGACCGCGCCCAACTGGGCGAGATCGCTCGGCGAGTGCAGGACGGACGTTTGCGGACGCATATCGGCCAGGTCGCGAGCCTCGACGATGCTGTCGCTGCCTTCAACCCGACCCAGAAGATCAACGGAAAGACGATCATCCGCGTCCGGTGA